From Halichoerus grypus chromosome 6, mHalGry1.hap1.1, whole genome shotgun sequence, one genomic window encodes:
- the PAN2 gene encoding PAN2-PAN3 deadenylation complex catalytic subunit PAN2 isoform X4 translates to MNFEGLDPGLAEYAPAMHSALDPVLDAHLNPSLLQNVELDPEGVALEALPVQESVHIMEGVYSELHSVVAEVGVPVSVSHFDLHEEMLWVGSHGGHATSFFGPALERYSSFQVNGSDDIRQIQSLENGILFLTKNNLKYMARGGLIIFDYLLDESEDMHSLLLTDGSTLLVGGLQNHILEIDLNTVQETQKYAVETPGVTIMRQTNRFFFCGHTSGKVSLRDLRTFKVEHEFDAFSGSLSDFDVHGNLLAACGFSSRLTGLACDRFLKVYDLRMMRAITPLQVHVDPAFLRFIPTYTSRLAIISQSGQCQFCEPTGLANPADIFHVNPVGPLLMTFDVSASKQALAFGDSEGCVHLWTDSPEPSFNPYSRETEFALPCLVDSLPPLDWSQDLLPLSLIPVPLTTDTLLSDWPAANSAPAPRRAPPVDAEILRTMKKVGFIGYAPNPRTRLRNQIPYRLKESDSEFDSFSQVTESPIGREEEPHLHMVSKKYRKVTIKYSKLGLEDFDFKHYNKTLFAGLEPHIPNAYCNCMIQVLYFLEPVRCLIQNHLCQKEFCLACELGFLFHMLDLSRGDPCQGSNFLRAFRTIPEASALGLILADSDEASGKGNLARLIQRWNRFILTQLHQDMQELEVPQAYRGAGGSFCSSGDSVIGQLFSCEMENCSLCRCGSETVRASSTLLFTLSYPEAGTSDKTGKNCDFAQVLKRSICLEQNTQAWCDNCEKYQPTIQTRNIRHLPEILVINCEVNSLKEADFWRMQAEVAFKMAMKKHGGEISKNKEFALADWKELGSPEGMLMCSSIEELKNVWLPFSIRMKMTKNKGLDVCNWTDGDEIQWGPARAEEEHGVFVYDLMATVVHILDSRTGGSLVAHIKVGETYHQRKEGVTHQQWYLFNDFLIEPIDKHEAVQFDMNWKVPAILYYVKRNLNSKYNLNIKNPIEASVLLAEASLARKQRKTHTTFIPLMLNEMPQVGDLVGLDAEFVTLNEEEAELRSDGTKSTIKPSQMSVARITCVRGQGPNEGIPFIDDYISTQEQVVDYLTQYSGIKPGDLDAKISSKHLTTLKSTYLKLRFLIDIGVKFVGHGLQKDFRVINLMVPKDQVLDTVYLFHMPRKRMISLRFLAWYFLDAAVFSSVLAL, encoded by the exons GGCCATGCTACTTCATTTTTCGGGCCAGCCTTGGAGCGTTACTCATCCTTTCAGGTCAATGGCAGTGATGACATTCGACAGATCCAGAGCCTGGAAAATGGTATCCTTTTTCTCACCAAGAACAACCTCAAGTATATGGCTCGTGGGGGCCTCATTATATTTGATTACCT GCTAGATGAGAGTGAGGATATGCACAGTCTCCTGCTGACAGACGGCAGCACTCTCCTTGTTGGTGGGCTGCAGAACCACATACTGGAGATTGACCTTAACACTGTCCAGGAGACTCAGAAG TATGCAGTCGAGACGCCTGGAGTCACTATTATGAGACAGACAAATCGTTTTTTCTTCTGTGGCCACACATCTGGCAAG GTTTCCCTGCGAGACCTCCGTACTTTTAAGGTGGAGCACGAGTTCGATGCTTTCTCAGGGAGTCTGTCAGATTTTGATGTGCATGGCAACCTGCTGGCCGCCTGTGGCTTCTCCAGCCGCCTCACCGGCCTGGCCTGTGACCGTTTCCTCAAGGTGTATGATCTGCGCATGATGCGTGCCATCACACCACTTCAAGTACACGTGGATCCTGCCTTCTTGCGCTTCATCCCTACCTATACTTCTCGACTTGCTATCATCTCCCAGTCAG GGCAGTGCCAGTTTTGTGAGCCCACAGGCCTGGCCAACCCAGCAGATATCTTTCATGTGAATCCTGTGGGGCCTCTGCTAATGACATTTGACGTATCAGCCAGCAAGCAGGCCTTGGCCTTTGGGGATTCTGAGGGCTGTGTGCACCTCTGGACTGATTCCCCTGAGCCTTCCTTCAACCCTTACTCCCGTGAGACCGAGTTTGCTTTGCCCTGTCTCGTGGACTCGCTGCCTCCTCTGGACTGGAGCCAGGACCTGCTGCCGCTTTCCCTCATCCCTGTCCCGCTCACCACTGACACACTTCTCTCTGATTGGCCTGCTGCCAACTCCGCTCCAGCTCCCAG GCGAGCACCCCCTGTGGATGCAGAGATTCTTCGCACCATGAAGAAGGTGGGCTTCATTGGCTACGCGCCCAACCCCCGTACCCGGTTGCGCAATCAG ATTCCTTACCGACTCAAGGAGTCAGACAGTGAATTTGACAGCTTCAGCCAGGTCACTGAGTCACCGATAGGACGGGAAGAGGAGCCACATCTCCACATGGTCTCGAAGAAATACCGCAAG GTAACCATCAAATACTCCAAGCTAGGGCTGGAGGACTTTGACTTCAAACACTACAATAAGACCCTGTTTGCTGGATTAGAGCCCCACATCCCCAATGCCTACTGCAACTGCATGATCCAG GTGCTGTACTTCCTGGAGCCTGTTCGCTGTCTAATCCAGAACCATCTTTGCCAGAAGGAGTTCTGCCTGGCTTGTGAGCTGGGCTTCCTCTTCCACATGTTGGATCTCTCTCGGGGTGACCCTTGTCAG GGCAGTAATTTTCTTCGGGCATTCCGCACCATCCCTGAGGCATCAGCCCTTGGTCTGATCCTGGCTGACTCAGATGAGGCCTCAGGCAAAGGCAATCTGGCCAGGCTTATTCAGAGGTGGAATCGCTTCATTCTCACTCAGCTGCATCAGGACATGCAGGAGCTCGAAGTACCCCAGGCTTATCGAGGTGCTGGAGGCAG CTTTTGCTCATCGGGGGACTCAGTCATCGGGCAGCTGTTCAGCTGTGAGATGGAGAACTGCAGCCTCTGCCGTTGTGGCAGTGAGACCGTGCGGGCCTCGTCCACCTTGCTCTTCACGCTCTCCTACCCGGAGGCGGGCACCAGCG ATAAAACCGGGAAGAACTGTGACTTTGCTCAGGTGCTGAAGCGAAGCATCTGCCTGGAGCAGAATACACAGGCCTGGTGTGACAACTGTGAAAAGTACCAGCCCACG ATTCAGACCCGCAACATCCGCCATCTGCCAGAGATTCTCGTCATCAACTGTGAGGTGAACAGCTTGAAAGAAGCTGATTTCTGGAGAATGCAGGCTGAG GTTGCCTTCAAGATGGCAATGAAGAAGCATGGTGGGGAAATCTCCAAGAACAAGGAGTTTGCTTTGGCTGATTG GAAAGAACTAGGGAGTCCAGAGGGTATGCTGATGTGTTCCTCCATTGAGGAGTTGAAGAATGTCTGGCTTCCTTTCTCCATTCGCATGAAGATGACCAAGAACAAGGGGCTGGATGTTTGCAATTGGACTGATGGGGATGAGATACAG TGGGGCCCAgccagggcagaggaggagcATGGTGTCTTTGTGTATGACCTGATGGCTACTGTGGTACACATCCTGGACTCACGCACAGGGGGCAGCCTGGTGGCTCACATCAAAGTTGGAGAGACCTACCACCAGCGTAAGGAG GGTGTTACCCACCAGCAGTGGTATCTCTTTAATGACTTTCTTATTGAGCCTATTGATAAG caCGAAGCTGTGCAGTTTGACATGAATTGGAAAGTGCCTGCTATCCTTTATTACGTCAAAAGGAATCTTAATTCCAAATACAACCTGAACA TCAAGAACCCTATTGAGGCAAGTGTCCTGCTGGCTGAAGCCTCACTAGCACGGAAGCAGCGGAAAACACATACTACCTTTATTCCACTGATGCTGAATGAGATGCCACAGGTTGGGGACCTGGTGGGCCTGGATGCTGAGTTTGTCACCCTTAATGAG GAGGAAGCAGAGTTACGCAGTGATGGCACTAAGTCTACCATCAAACCAAGCCAGATGTCAGTAGCAAGGATCACCTGTGTTCGGGGCCAGGGACCCAATGAGGGTATTCCCTTCATTGATGACTACATCTCTACCCAGGAGCAG GTGGTGGATTACTTGACTCAGTATTCGGGAATAAAGCCAGGAGACCTAGATGCCAAGATTTCCTCTAAGCACCTCACAACTCTCAAGTCTACCTACTTAAAGCTTCGTTTTCTTATAGACATTGGAGTCAAGTTTGTGGGTCATGGTCTGCAGAAGGACTTCCGGGTCATCAACCTCATG GTGCCCAAGGACCAAGTCCTTGACACTGTCTATCTCTTTCACATGCCCCGAAAACGAATGATTTCCCTGCGATTCCTTGCTTGGTACTTTCTAG ATGCAGCTGTCTTCTCCTCAGTGTTGGCGCTCTGA
- the PAN2 gene encoding PAN2-PAN3 deadenylation complex catalytic subunit PAN2 isoform X2, whose amino-acid sequence MNFEGLDPGLAEYAPAMHSALDPVLDAHLNPSLLQNVELDPEGVALEALPVQESVHIMEGVYSELHSVVAEVGVPVSVSHFDLHEEMLWVGSHGGHATSFFGPALERYSSFQVNGSDDIRQIQSLENGILFLTKNNLKYMARGGLIIFDYLLDESEDMHSLLLTDGSTLLVGGLQNHILEIDLNTVQETQKYAVETPGVTIMRQTNRFFFCGHTSGKVSLRDLRTFKVEHEFDAFSGSLSDFDVHGNLLAACGFSSRLTGLACDRFLKVYDLRMMRAITPLQVHVDPAFLRFIPTYTSRLAIISQSGQCQFCEPTGLANPADIFHVNPVGPLLMTFDVSASKQALAFGDSEGCVHLWTDSPEPSFNPYSRETEFALPCLVDSLPPLDWSQDLLPLSLIPVPLTTDTLLSDWPAANSAPAPRRAPPVDAEILRTMKKVGFIGYAPNPRTRLRNQIPYRLKESDSEFDSFSQVTESPIGREEEPHLHMVSKKYRKVTIKYSKLGLEDFDFKHYNKTLFAGLEPHIPNAYCNCMIQVLYFLEPVRCLIQNHLCQKEFCLACELGFLFHMLDLSRGDPCQGSNFLRAFRTIPEASALGLILADSDEASGKGNLARLIQRWNRFILTQLHQDMQELEVPQAYRGAGGSFCSSGDSVIGQLFSCEMENCSLCRCGSETVRASSTLLFTLSYPEAGTSDKTGKNCDFAQVLKRSICLEQNTQAWCDNCEKYQPTIQTRNIRHLPEILVINCEVNSLKEADFWRMQAEVAFKMAMKKHGGEISKNKEFALADWKELGSPEGMLMCSSIEELKNVWLPFSIRMKMTKNKGLDVCNWTDGDEIQWGPARAEEEHGVFVYDLMATVVHILDSRTGGSLVAHIKVGETYHQRKEGVTHQQWYLFNDFLIEPIDKHEAVQFDMNWKVPAILYYVKRNLNSKYNLNIKNPIEASVLLAEASLARKQRKTHTTFIPLMLNEMPQVGDLVGLDAEFVTLNEEEAELRSDGTKSTIKPSQMSVARITCVRGQGPNEGIPFIDDYISTQEQVVDYLTQYSGIKPGDLDAKISSKHLTTLKSTYLKLRFLIDIGVKFVGHGLQKDFRVINLMVPKDQVLDTVYLFHMPRKRMISLRFLAWYFLDLKIQGETHDSIEDARTALQLYRKYLELSKNGTEPESFHKVLKGLYEKGRKMDWKVPEPEGQTSPKNAAVFSSVLAL is encoded by the exons GGCCATGCTACTTCATTTTTCGGGCCAGCCTTGGAGCGTTACTCATCCTTTCAGGTCAATGGCAGTGATGACATTCGACAGATCCAGAGCCTGGAAAATGGTATCCTTTTTCTCACCAAGAACAACCTCAAGTATATGGCTCGTGGGGGCCTCATTATATTTGATTACCT GCTAGATGAGAGTGAGGATATGCACAGTCTCCTGCTGACAGACGGCAGCACTCTCCTTGTTGGTGGGCTGCAGAACCACATACTGGAGATTGACCTTAACACTGTCCAGGAGACTCAGAAG TATGCAGTCGAGACGCCTGGAGTCACTATTATGAGACAGACAAATCGTTTTTTCTTCTGTGGCCACACATCTGGCAAG GTTTCCCTGCGAGACCTCCGTACTTTTAAGGTGGAGCACGAGTTCGATGCTTTCTCAGGGAGTCTGTCAGATTTTGATGTGCATGGCAACCTGCTGGCCGCCTGTGGCTTCTCCAGCCGCCTCACCGGCCTGGCCTGTGACCGTTTCCTCAAGGTGTATGATCTGCGCATGATGCGTGCCATCACACCACTTCAAGTACACGTGGATCCTGCCTTCTTGCGCTTCATCCCTACCTATACTTCTCGACTTGCTATCATCTCCCAGTCAG GGCAGTGCCAGTTTTGTGAGCCCACAGGCCTGGCCAACCCAGCAGATATCTTTCATGTGAATCCTGTGGGGCCTCTGCTAATGACATTTGACGTATCAGCCAGCAAGCAGGCCTTGGCCTTTGGGGATTCTGAGGGCTGTGTGCACCTCTGGACTGATTCCCCTGAGCCTTCCTTCAACCCTTACTCCCGTGAGACCGAGTTTGCTTTGCCCTGTCTCGTGGACTCGCTGCCTCCTCTGGACTGGAGCCAGGACCTGCTGCCGCTTTCCCTCATCCCTGTCCCGCTCACCACTGACACACTTCTCTCTGATTGGCCTGCTGCCAACTCCGCTCCAGCTCCCAG GCGAGCACCCCCTGTGGATGCAGAGATTCTTCGCACCATGAAGAAGGTGGGCTTCATTGGCTACGCGCCCAACCCCCGTACCCGGTTGCGCAATCAG ATTCCTTACCGACTCAAGGAGTCAGACAGTGAATTTGACAGCTTCAGCCAGGTCACTGAGTCACCGATAGGACGGGAAGAGGAGCCACATCTCCACATGGTCTCGAAGAAATACCGCAAG GTAACCATCAAATACTCCAAGCTAGGGCTGGAGGACTTTGACTTCAAACACTACAATAAGACCCTGTTTGCTGGATTAGAGCCCCACATCCCCAATGCCTACTGCAACTGCATGATCCAG GTGCTGTACTTCCTGGAGCCTGTTCGCTGTCTAATCCAGAACCATCTTTGCCAGAAGGAGTTCTGCCTGGCTTGTGAGCTGGGCTTCCTCTTCCACATGTTGGATCTCTCTCGGGGTGACCCTTGTCAG GGCAGTAATTTTCTTCGGGCATTCCGCACCATCCCTGAGGCATCAGCCCTTGGTCTGATCCTGGCTGACTCAGATGAGGCCTCAGGCAAAGGCAATCTGGCCAGGCTTATTCAGAGGTGGAATCGCTTCATTCTCACTCAGCTGCATCAGGACATGCAGGAGCTCGAAGTACCCCAGGCTTATCGAGGTGCTGGAGGCAG CTTTTGCTCATCGGGGGACTCAGTCATCGGGCAGCTGTTCAGCTGTGAGATGGAGAACTGCAGCCTCTGCCGTTGTGGCAGTGAGACCGTGCGGGCCTCGTCCACCTTGCTCTTCACGCTCTCCTACCCGGAGGCGGGCACCAGCG ATAAAACCGGGAAGAACTGTGACTTTGCTCAGGTGCTGAAGCGAAGCATCTGCCTGGAGCAGAATACACAGGCCTGGTGTGACAACTGTGAAAAGTACCAGCCCACG ATTCAGACCCGCAACATCCGCCATCTGCCAGAGATTCTCGTCATCAACTGTGAGGTGAACAGCTTGAAAGAAGCTGATTTCTGGAGAATGCAGGCTGAG GTTGCCTTCAAGATGGCAATGAAGAAGCATGGTGGGGAAATCTCCAAGAACAAGGAGTTTGCTTTGGCTGATTG GAAAGAACTAGGGAGTCCAGAGGGTATGCTGATGTGTTCCTCCATTGAGGAGTTGAAGAATGTCTGGCTTCCTTTCTCCATTCGCATGAAGATGACCAAGAACAAGGGGCTGGATGTTTGCAATTGGACTGATGGGGATGAGATACAG TGGGGCCCAgccagggcagaggaggagcATGGTGTCTTTGTGTATGACCTGATGGCTACTGTGGTACACATCCTGGACTCACGCACAGGGGGCAGCCTGGTGGCTCACATCAAAGTTGGAGAGACCTACCACCAGCGTAAGGAG GGTGTTACCCACCAGCAGTGGTATCTCTTTAATGACTTTCTTATTGAGCCTATTGATAAG caCGAAGCTGTGCAGTTTGACATGAATTGGAAAGTGCCTGCTATCCTTTATTACGTCAAAAGGAATCTTAATTCCAAATACAACCTGAACA TCAAGAACCCTATTGAGGCAAGTGTCCTGCTGGCTGAAGCCTCACTAGCACGGAAGCAGCGGAAAACACATACTACCTTTATTCCACTGATGCTGAATGAGATGCCACAGGTTGGGGACCTGGTGGGCCTGGATGCTGAGTTTGTCACCCTTAATGAG GAGGAAGCAGAGTTACGCAGTGATGGCACTAAGTCTACCATCAAACCAAGCCAGATGTCAGTAGCAAGGATCACCTGTGTTCGGGGCCAGGGACCCAATGAGGGTATTCCCTTCATTGATGACTACATCTCTACCCAGGAGCAG GTGGTGGATTACTTGACTCAGTATTCGGGAATAAAGCCAGGAGACCTAGATGCCAAGATTTCCTCTAAGCACCTCACAACTCTCAAGTCTACCTACTTAAAGCTTCGTTTTCTTATAGACATTGGAGTCAAGTTTGTGGGTCATGGTCTGCAGAAGGACTTCCGGGTCATCAACCTCATG GTGCCCAAGGACCAAGTCCTTGACACTGTCTATCTCTTTCACATGCCCCGAAAACGAATGATTTCCCTGCGATTCCTTGCTTGGTACTTTCTAG ACTTAAAGATTCAAGGGGAAACCCATGACAGTATTGAGGATGCCCGCACAGCCCTTCAGCTCTACCGAAAATATCTGGAGCTAAGCAAAAATGGCACCGAGCCTGAGTCCTTCCACAAAGTGCTCAAGGGTCTTTATGAGAAGGGCCGAAAGATGGACTGGAAGGTGCCTGAACCTGAGGGCCAGACAAGTCCCAAGA ATGCAGCTGTCTTCTCCTCAGTGTTGGCGCTCTGA
- the PAN2 gene encoding PAN2-PAN3 deadenylation complex catalytic subunit PAN2 isoform X3, producing MNFEGLDPGLAEYAPAMHSALDPVLDAHLNPSLLQNVELDPEGVALEALPVQESVHIMEGVYSELHSVVAEVGVPVSVSHFDLHEEMLWVGSHGGHATSFFGPALERYSSFQVNGSDDIRQIQSLENGILFLTKNNLKYMARGGLIIFDYLLDESEDMHSLLLTDGSTLLVGGLQNHILEIDLNTVQETQKYAVETPGVTIMRQTNRFFFCGHTSGKVSLRDLRTFKVEHEFDAFSGSLSDFDVHGNLLAACGFSSRLTGLACDRFLKVYDLRMMRAITPLQVHVDPAFLRFIPTYTSRLAIISQSGQCQFCEPTGLANPADIFHVNPVGPLLMTFDVSASKQALAFGDSEGCVHLWTDSPEPSFNPYSRETEFALPCLVDSLPPLDWSQDLLPLSLIPVPLTTDTLLSDWPAANSAPAPRRAPPVDAEILRTMKKVGFIGYAPNPRTRLRNQIPYRLKESDSEFDSFSQVTESPIGREEEPHLHMVSKKYRKVTIKYSKLGLEDFDFKHYNKTLFAGLEPHIPNAYCNCMIQVLYFLEPVRCLIQNHLCQKEFCLACELGFLFHMLDLSRGDPCQGSNFLRAFRTIPEASALGLILADSDEASGKGNLARLIQRWNRFILTQLHQDMQELEVPQAYRGAGGSSFCSSGDSVIGQLFSCEMENCSLCRCGSETVRASSTLLFTLSYPEAGTSDKTGKNCDFAQVLKRSICLEQNTQAWCDNCEKYQPTIQTRNIRHLPEILVINCEVNSLKEADFWRMQAEVAFKMAMKKHGGEISKNKEFALADWKELGSPEGMLMCSSIEELKNVWLPFSIRMKMTKNKGLDVCNWTDGDEIQWGPARAEEEHGVFVYDLMATVVHILDSRTGGSLVAHIKVGETYHQRKEGVTHQQWYLFNDFLIEPIDKHEAVQFDMNWKVPAILYYVKRNLNSKYNLNIKNPIEASVLLAEASLARKQRKTHTTFIPLMLNEMPQVGDLVGLDAEFVTLNEEEAELRSDGTKSTIKPSQMSVARITCVRGQGPNEGIPFIDDYISTQEQVVDYLTQYSGIKPGDLDAKISSKHLTTLKSTYLKLRFLIDIGVKFVGHGLQKDFRVINLMVPKDQVLDTVYLFHMPRKRMISLRFLAWYFLDAAVFSSVLAL from the exons GGCCATGCTACTTCATTTTTCGGGCCAGCCTTGGAGCGTTACTCATCCTTTCAGGTCAATGGCAGTGATGACATTCGACAGATCCAGAGCCTGGAAAATGGTATCCTTTTTCTCACCAAGAACAACCTCAAGTATATGGCTCGTGGGGGCCTCATTATATTTGATTACCT GCTAGATGAGAGTGAGGATATGCACAGTCTCCTGCTGACAGACGGCAGCACTCTCCTTGTTGGTGGGCTGCAGAACCACATACTGGAGATTGACCTTAACACTGTCCAGGAGACTCAGAAG TATGCAGTCGAGACGCCTGGAGTCACTATTATGAGACAGACAAATCGTTTTTTCTTCTGTGGCCACACATCTGGCAAG GTTTCCCTGCGAGACCTCCGTACTTTTAAGGTGGAGCACGAGTTCGATGCTTTCTCAGGGAGTCTGTCAGATTTTGATGTGCATGGCAACCTGCTGGCCGCCTGTGGCTTCTCCAGCCGCCTCACCGGCCTGGCCTGTGACCGTTTCCTCAAGGTGTATGATCTGCGCATGATGCGTGCCATCACACCACTTCAAGTACACGTGGATCCTGCCTTCTTGCGCTTCATCCCTACCTATACTTCTCGACTTGCTATCATCTCCCAGTCAG GGCAGTGCCAGTTTTGTGAGCCCACAGGCCTGGCCAACCCAGCAGATATCTTTCATGTGAATCCTGTGGGGCCTCTGCTAATGACATTTGACGTATCAGCCAGCAAGCAGGCCTTGGCCTTTGGGGATTCTGAGGGCTGTGTGCACCTCTGGACTGATTCCCCTGAGCCTTCCTTCAACCCTTACTCCCGTGAGACCGAGTTTGCTTTGCCCTGTCTCGTGGACTCGCTGCCTCCTCTGGACTGGAGCCAGGACCTGCTGCCGCTTTCCCTCATCCCTGTCCCGCTCACCACTGACACACTTCTCTCTGATTGGCCTGCTGCCAACTCCGCTCCAGCTCCCAG GCGAGCACCCCCTGTGGATGCAGAGATTCTTCGCACCATGAAGAAGGTGGGCTTCATTGGCTACGCGCCCAACCCCCGTACCCGGTTGCGCAATCAG ATTCCTTACCGACTCAAGGAGTCAGACAGTGAATTTGACAGCTTCAGCCAGGTCACTGAGTCACCGATAGGACGGGAAGAGGAGCCACATCTCCACATGGTCTCGAAGAAATACCGCAAG GTAACCATCAAATACTCCAAGCTAGGGCTGGAGGACTTTGACTTCAAACACTACAATAAGACCCTGTTTGCTGGATTAGAGCCCCACATCCCCAATGCCTACTGCAACTGCATGATCCAG GTGCTGTACTTCCTGGAGCCTGTTCGCTGTCTAATCCAGAACCATCTTTGCCAGAAGGAGTTCTGCCTGGCTTGTGAGCTGGGCTTCCTCTTCCACATGTTGGATCTCTCTCGGGGTGACCCTTGTCAG GGCAGTAATTTTCTTCGGGCATTCCGCACCATCCCTGAGGCATCAGCCCTTGGTCTGATCCTGGCTGACTCAGATGAGGCCTCAGGCAAAGGCAATCTGGCCAGGCTTATTCAGAGGTGGAATCGCTTCATTCTCACTCAGCTGCATCAGGACATGCAGGAGCTCGAAGTACCCCAGGCTTATCGAGGTGCTGGAGGCAG CAGCTTTTGCTCATCGGGGGACTCAGTCATCGGGCAGCTGTTCAGCTGTGAGATGGAGAACTGCAGCCTCTGCCGTTGTGGCAGTGAGACCGTGCGGGCCTCGTCCACCTTGCTCTTCACGCTCTCCTACCCGGAGGCGGGCACCAGCG ATAAAACCGGGAAGAACTGTGACTTTGCTCAGGTGCTGAAGCGAAGCATCTGCCTGGAGCAGAATACACAGGCCTGGTGTGACAACTGTGAAAAGTACCAGCCCACG ATTCAGACCCGCAACATCCGCCATCTGCCAGAGATTCTCGTCATCAACTGTGAGGTGAACAGCTTGAAAGAAGCTGATTTCTGGAGAATGCAGGCTGAG GTTGCCTTCAAGATGGCAATGAAGAAGCATGGTGGGGAAATCTCCAAGAACAAGGAGTTTGCTTTGGCTGATTG GAAAGAACTAGGGAGTCCAGAGGGTATGCTGATGTGTTCCTCCATTGAGGAGTTGAAGAATGTCTGGCTTCCTTTCTCCATTCGCATGAAGATGACCAAGAACAAGGGGCTGGATGTTTGCAATTGGACTGATGGGGATGAGATACAG TGGGGCCCAgccagggcagaggaggagcATGGTGTCTTTGTGTATGACCTGATGGCTACTGTGGTACACATCCTGGACTCACGCACAGGGGGCAGCCTGGTGGCTCACATCAAAGTTGGAGAGACCTACCACCAGCGTAAGGAG GGTGTTACCCACCAGCAGTGGTATCTCTTTAATGACTTTCTTATTGAGCCTATTGATAAG caCGAAGCTGTGCAGTTTGACATGAATTGGAAAGTGCCTGCTATCCTTTATTACGTCAAAAGGAATCTTAATTCCAAATACAACCTGAACA TCAAGAACCCTATTGAGGCAAGTGTCCTGCTGGCTGAAGCCTCACTAGCACGGAAGCAGCGGAAAACACATACTACCTTTATTCCACTGATGCTGAATGAGATGCCACAGGTTGGGGACCTGGTGGGCCTGGATGCTGAGTTTGTCACCCTTAATGAG GAGGAAGCAGAGTTACGCAGTGATGGCACTAAGTCTACCATCAAACCAAGCCAGATGTCAGTAGCAAGGATCACCTGTGTTCGGGGCCAGGGACCCAATGAGGGTATTCCCTTCATTGATGACTACATCTCTACCCAGGAGCAG GTGGTGGATTACTTGACTCAGTATTCGGGAATAAAGCCAGGAGACCTAGATGCCAAGATTTCCTCTAAGCACCTCACAACTCTCAAGTCTACCTACTTAAAGCTTCGTTTTCTTATAGACATTGGAGTCAAGTTTGTGGGTCATGGTCTGCAGAAGGACTTCCGGGTCATCAACCTCATG GTGCCCAAGGACCAAGTCCTTGACACTGTCTATCTCTTTCACATGCCCCGAAAACGAATGATTTCCCTGCGATTCCTTGCTTGGTACTTTCTAG ATGCAGCTGTCTTCTCCTCAGTGTTGGCGCTCTGA